A genomic region of Methanofollis fontis contains the following coding sequences:
- a CDS encoding protease inhibitor I42 family protein translates to MKAWICLFLMAAAITAGCTGAPESVTVGVEENGTEVAVALGGQVTIRLPEDPSTGDEWQTDLSDGLVVVDERRTPGWREWTVEAFEPGTHRFSAYLTGRFDPPSSAEEWYTISLRFVG, encoded by the coding sequence ATGAAGGCATGGATCTGTCTGTTCCTGATGGCAGCGGCGATCACCGCCGGATGCACCGGGGCGCCGGAGAGCGTGACGGTCGGAGTGGAGGAGAACGGCACAGAGGTCGCCGTCGCACTGGGCGGTCAGGTGACGATCCGCCTCCCCGAAGATCCCTCGACCGGCGATGAGTGGCAGACCGATCTCTCGGACGGACTGGTGGTCGTGGACGAACGGCGCACACCGGGGTGGCGGGAGTGGACGGTTGAGGCGTTTGAACCAGGCACCCACCGGTTTTCGGCATATCTGACCGGGCGGTTCGACCCCCCATCGTCCGCCGAAGAATGGTATACCATCAGCCTGCGTTTTGTCGGATAG
- a CDS encoding aminotransferase-like domain-containing protein, producing MKYRFADRMFSVPESFIGELFRVSNLPGIISFAGGLPDASLIDLDGIARAAREVLEEEGRAALQYSTTDGHLPLREFIAARYRRRLGIQVDPDEIQIVNGSQQCLDLTAKIFLNPGDVVGMERPGYLGAIEAFSLYQPEICTVPLIEGGPDPAAFASLIRERAPKFFYGIPNSQNPSGATYSDERRREIAEILDGSGTVFYEDDAFGDLFFDGRPRPPVKRYLPDGTMLSGSFSKIVAPGMRIGWICAPEPVLRQFNVAKGAADLHSNLLCQMILHRYLSTADLDAHVRRVAGIYGERCRLMCDLIDDIFPPGVGRTSPEGGMFMMLFLPDGVGSMAVFREGVRQGVAVLPDAPFHADGGGGNAVRLNFSNADTTSIREGMERLARVVRSLL from the coding sequence ATGAAATACCGTTTTGCAGACAGAATGTTCTCGGTGCCTGAATCCTTTATTGGAGAACTGTTCCGGGTTTCAAATCTGCCCGGGATCATCTCCTTTGCCGGCGGACTGCCGGACGCCTCCCTCATCGATCTCGACGGCATCGCCCGTGCCGCCCGGGAGGTGCTGGAGGAGGAGGGGCGGGCCGCCCTGCAGTACTCGACGACAGATGGACACCTCCCGCTGAGGGAGTTCATCGCCGCGAGATATCGGCGCCGTCTCGGCATTCAGGTGGACCCTGATGAGATCCAGATCGTGAACGGTTCGCAGCAGTGCCTTGATCTGACCGCCAAGATCTTTCTCAACCCCGGCGACGTCGTCGGCATGGAGCGTCCCGGCTATCTGGGTGCGATCGAGGCCTTTTCCCTGTATCAACCCGAGATCTGCACCGTCCCCCTCATCGAAGGGGGGCCTGACCCGGCGGCGTTCGCCTCCCTCATCAGGGAGCGCGCCCCGAAGTTCTTCTACGGGATCCCGAACTCCCAGAACCCCTCGGGCGCCACCTACTCCGACGAACGGAGGCGTGAGATTGCGGAGATCCTGGACGGAAGCGGGACGGTTTTTTATGAGGACGATGCCTTCGGCGACCTCTTCTTCGACGGGCGCCCCCGTCCCCCGGTGAAGCGCTACCTCCCGGACGGCACCATGCTCTCCGGTTCGTTCTCGAAGATCGTCGCTCCCGGCATGCGCATTGGCTGGATCTGCGCTCCCGAACCCGTGCTCCGGCAGTTCAATGTGGCAAAGGGGGCGGCCGACCTCCACTCCAACCTGCTCTGCCAGATGATCCTCCACCGCTATCTCTCGACGGCCGATCTCGACGCCCATGTCCGCCGTGTCGCCGGGATTTACGGAGAACGCTGTCGCCTGATGTGCGACCTCATCGACGACATCTTTCCGCCGGGCGTCGGCCGCACCTCGCCGGAGGGGGGGATGTTCATGATGCTCTTCCTCCCTGACGGTGTCGGATCGATGGCGGTCTTCAGGGAAGGCGTCCGGCAGGGTGTGGCGGTGCTTCCCGATGCCCCCTTCCATGCGGACGGCGGCGGGGGGAATGCCGTCAGGCTGAACTTCTCGAATGCGGACACCACGTCCATCAGGGAGGGGATGGAGCGCCTGGCCCGCGTGGTCAGGTCTCTGCTCTAA